aaaaaaccccaaactgctCAAAAGGACCCGAAAGGAGCCGAAATTGCGCACCGGGGGGGTCGTCGTCGGCCCCGTCCTCGTCGAGGCTGAAGCTGAGGCTGCAGATCTTGCGCTTCGCCTCCTGCTTGCGCTCGCGCTCCCGCTGCCGCTCCAGCTGCCTGCGGGGACGCGccgcactgggggcactgggggggactggggggggactgggaggcactgggaggcactgggagggactgggggcactgggagggactggaggggtaacaggggcactgggaggggaactgggggcactgagAGGGGTaacaggggcactgggagggactggagggggaactggggggcactgggaggggaaatgggggcaCTGGAAGGGACTAGAgcgggaactgggagggactggaggggaactgggagcactgggaggggtaacaggggcactggggggcactgggagggactggaggggtaacaggggcactgggaggggaactggggagcACTGAGAGGGGTaacaggggcactgggagggactggagggggaactgggagcactgggaggggtaacaggggcactgggagggtaaatgggggcactgggagggactggagggggactgggagggactggaggggtaacaggggcactgggagggactgggaggggaaatgggggcaCTGGAAGGGACTAGAgcgggaactgggagggactggaggggaactggggggcactgggaggggtaacaggggcactgggaggggaaatgggggcactgggagggactgggagggactggagggggaactggggggcactgggagggactggaggggcactgggagggactggaggggtaacaggggcactgggagggactggaggggaactggggggcactgggagggactggaggggcactgggagggactggagggggtaacaggggaactgggagggactggagggggactgggagggactggaggggtaacaggggcactgggagggactgggaggggaaatgggggcaCTGGAAGGGACTAGAgcgggaactgggagggactggaggggaactgggagcactgggaggggtaacaggggcactggggggcactgggagggactggagggggcactgggatttTGGGTTCCAAatggagggatttgggggctcaGGGTCAGATTCTGGGTCaaaaatggggatttgggggctcagGGTTGCATTTTGGGTCCCAAACTAGGGGTTTTGGGGCTCAGAGTCTGAATTTGGGTCACaaaatgtggggtttggggctcagggttggattttgggtcacaaatgggggttttggggctcgGGATTGGATTTTGAGTTCCAAACGGAGGGACTGTGGGGCTTAGGGTTCGATTCTGGATCACAaactgtggggtttgggggctcaggGTTAGATTTTGGGTCAAAAATGGGGGATTTTGGGGCCCGGGATTGGATTTTGAGTCAAAAAAATGTGAGTTTTGGGTCTCGGGGTCAGATTTTGGGTCCCAAACAGGGGATTTTGGGGCTCAGAGTCTGAATTTGGGTCCCAAATGGAGGGATTTTGGGGCTTAGGGTTCAATTTTGGGTCCCAAACAGGGGATTTTGCGTCtcggggttggattttgggtcCCCaacaggggatttgggggctcaCAGCTGCAGCTCGCGGCTCTGCTCCCTCTTGGCCAgctgcttctctctctccttcaccAGCGCCTCCTGCCGCGCCCTCATGTCGTTCAGCGTCACCaaacctggggggggggaaccccaaaaattGAAGGGGGGGGGGCCAGAACTTGggttttgggggaaaaagatgggattttggggtcccctgggggcGTTTGGGGGGGGGATTTAAGCCTTTTGGAGGGGTTTGCGAAGCCTCAGAGGGCCTcgtgggtttggggtgggggaagcagggggttttggggggccctggaggggttttggggtcccccctgggTTTTTAGGGGCGTTTCGGGGGGGATTCAAGCGTTTCTAAGGTGTTTGGGAAGACCCTGAGGGGCTcggggggttttgaggggggtgggaagggggttttggggctttctgaggggttttggggggccctgggatgagataaaacacatttttgggGTCCTCTCCAGGCACTGGGGTCCCCCCTAGGTTTTAGGGTCCCCTTTGGGGGTTTTAGAGGGCGTGTTTGGGTGGATTCAAGCTGTTTTGAGGCGTTTGggaagaccttgaggggctcatgagggtttgggggggccctgggggggggaaagaggttttgggggggccccccggggtttttttggggaccccccctggggtttttggggtccccccctcacCCACGGTGCTGGATTTGAGTTCGGCTTCCACCGCATCGTAATGAGCTGAGAACTTGCGGTCGATGTTGGATTTCGCGCTGTTctcctggggggggggtggcgCAAAAAAATTGGGgttcagggacccccccaaaaatctaggatccccccaaatcccgtgcaccccctagagccccccaaaacccccgagagccccccaaaacccccatatctgccccacagaccccccaacccccccccaaaaccttccCCAAcccccatttctgcccccccCAGGACCataaacccccccaaatccctccaggcccccccaaaccccattttatgccccccaactcccccccagccccacagatcacccccggacccccccaaaatccctccaggaccgcccccccaccccatttctaccccccccagaccccaaagAACCCCCCTTTGCCCCATGTTTGTGAACCCAGaacccccaaagcccctcaggacccccccaaaccccctcttctgtccccccagacccccatttcTGGGTCCCacagcccctcaggacccccccaaactcccccagacccccatttctgggtccccagcccctcaggacccccccaaacacccatCTCCAGGTCCCAGAGCCCCCCTtcagccccacagaccccccccaaaccccccctctgcccctctaaagccccacagacccccacAACTCCAtctctgcccccccagccccccatttctgggtccccagcccctcaggaccccccccaaactcccccagACACCCATTCCTGGGTCCCAcagctcccccccagccccatagatccccccaaaccccctctctgccccccaaatcccaaagacaccccccccagacccccatttcTGGGTCCTAAAgtccccccccaagccccatagatccccccaaacccccccaaacacccccagacccccatttctgggaccccagcccctcagaaccccccccaaacacccccagacccccatttcTGggtcccacagccccccccccagccccatagacccctcaaaccccctctctgccccccccagccccccatttctgcccccccACCTCAGCGATTCGCTGCCGGAGCTGCTCCATGTGCTCCCGCTGCCGCTCTCGCTTCTTCATCAGCTGCAGGGCCCGCCCGGCCTCGCTCGCTGCCCCCTTGTACTGAGCCAtggtgggggtttgggggggctgggggggcaaaaatgggggttagagaccggggggagggggaatgagggggtttggggggtcctgggtggaGGAATtggtgttttggggggtcttGGCGGGGCtgaaaggggatttggggggatctgggggggatgagaggggatctggggggtcctggggggccaAAGTGGGGGTTTAGAGACCAGGGAGAGGGGGATGAGGGGGTCTGGGGAGCTgacaggggatttgggggtcctcgGGGGGGGTCAAAAATGGGGGTTAGAGACCGGGGGGAGGGgaatgagggggtttggggggtcctggggggggatgagaggggatttagggggatctgggggggatgagaggggatttgggggtcctggggggggatgagaggggatttggggggatctgggggggatgagaggggatttggggggatctgggggggatgagaggggatttggggttcctgggggggatgagaggggatctgggggggatgagaggggatttggggggatctgggggggg
This portion of the Phaenicophaeus curvirostris isolate KB17595 unplaced genomic scaffold, BPBGC_Pcur_1.0 scaffold_632, whole genome shotgun sequence genome encodes:
- the LOC138735259 gene encoding protein FAM50A-like produces the protein MAQYKGAASEAGRALQLMKKRERQREHMEQLRQRIAEENSAKSNIDRKFSAHYDAVEAELKSSTVGLVTLNDMRARQEALVKEREKQLAKREQSRELQLQLERQRERERKQEAKRKICSLSFSLDEDGADDDPP